CATGTGAATATGATCCGGGCAAGCGTTAGCTTCTAAAATTTCCACACCTTTGTACTCACACAGCTTCCTTAGGATCACTCCTATATCCGCTTTTATTTTTCCATATATCACCTGTCTACGATATTTTGGTGCAAATACTAT
This region of Propionispora hippei DSM 15287 genomic DNA includes:
- the tnpA gene encoding IS200/IS605 family transposase; translated protein: MDDTKSLAHSKWRCKYHIVFAPKYRRQVIYGKIKADIGVILRKLCEYKGVEILEANACPDHIHM